Sequence from the Sagittula sp. P11 genome:
GCGTGGCCGAGATGACCAACCTGCCGCTCATGGTGCACGTGGGCGAGCCGCCCCCGCTGATCGACGAGGTGTTCGAGATCCTCTCGCCCGGCGACATCGTCACCCACTGTTTCAACGGCAAGCCCGCCGGGTCGATCCGCGACACCGAGGCGCTGTTCCGCATGGCGCAGGACCTCGCGGCGCGCGGCATCCTCATGGACATCGGCCACGGCGGCGCGTCGTTCAACTTCAAGACCGCGCGCGACTCCATCGCCGACGGCCTGCGGCCCTTCTCGATCTCGACCGACCTGCACAAGCATTCGATGGCGAGCCCGGTCTACGACATGGCGACGACGCTTTCGAAACTGCTGGCGGTGGGTCTGCCGTTCGACGACGTGATCGAGGCCTCGACCAACGCGCCGCGGTCCGTGCTGGGCCTGTCCGGCAAGGACGGTTTGAACCCGGGAATGCGCGCGGACTTCACCGTCTTCGACCTCGAGGACTGCGCCATCGACGTGCTGGACAGCCAGGGCAATGCCATGGTGATGGACAAGGTCTTCGAACCGCGCGGCACCGTGCTGGGCTGCGATTTCCAGCAGGCGGCGCGCAGGCTCCCATGACCGAACCGATCCTGACTGTCGACGGGCTCACCGTCGCCTTCGGCAAGGGGCGCCGCGAACTGACCGCCCTGCGCGACGTCAGCTTCAGCCTCGCGCGGGGGCAGACGCTGGCGCTGGTGGGCGAAAGCGGTTCGGGCAAGTCGGTGACCTCGCTGGCG
This genomic interval carries:
- a CDS encoding amidohydrolase/deacetylase family metallohydrolase, translated to MALTLTNFRATGFDRVPEAIHVADDGTVAASAIADAEVLDLNGAYLSPGWCDLHVHVWHGGTDISIRASEAGRPTGVTAMADAGSAGEASFHGLREYVIEPQSETIKAFLNIGSIGLVACNRVPELIDWRSIDIDRTLEVIEANRDVICGIKVRASGVIVGSWGITPAKIAKRVAEMTNLPLMVHVGEPPPLIDEVFEILSPGDIVTHCFNGKPAGSIRDTEALFRMAQDLAARGILMDIGHGGASFNFKTARDSIADGLRPFSISTDLHKHSMASPVYDMATTLSKLLAVGLPFDDVIEASTNAPRSVLGLSGKDGLNPGMRADFTVFDLEDCAIDVLDSQGNAMVMDKVFEPRGTVLGCDFQQAARRLP